In Syntrophorhabdus sp., a single window of DNA contains:
- a CDS encoding DUF4416 family protein: MGKIGHPRQVKLFASIIFNGDADLEAVLDSLNRTMGPVEDRTPPTLFTHTTYYNREMGEGLMRSYVLFSPLVDRNVLPDIKVSTNATEDLFAKEGRRTVNIDSGYIALEHVILATTKGYAHRIYLGKGIHADLTLMFNNGSYRPLEWTYPDYAEEQTIALFNRWRELCRESLRTSGRADPHP; this comes from the coding sequence ATGGGAAAGATCGGGCACCCCCGGCAGGTAAAGCTCTTCGCCAGCATCATCTTCAACGGGGACGCGGACCTTGAAGCGGTCCTCGACTCCCTCAACAGGACCATGGGACCCGTTGAAGATAGAACCCCTCCGACCCTTTTTACCCACACGACATACTACAACAGGGAAATGGGCGAAGGACTTATGCGATCCTACGTCCTCTTCTCACCTCTTGTCGACCGGAACGTCCTCCCGGATATCAAGGTATCCACCAATGCCACGGAGGACCTCTTCGCGAAGGAAGGCAGGAGGACCGTGAACATTGACTCTGGATATATCGCTCTGGAACATGTTATACTCGCCACTACAAAGGGATACGCGCACAGGATCTACCTGGGGAAAGGGATACACGCCGACCTGACGCTCATGTTCAACAACGGGTCATATCGCCCTCTTGAGTGGACATACCCGGATTACGCCGAAGAGCAGACGATAGCCCTTTTCAACCGGTGGAGAGAGCTCTGCAGGGAATCCCTGAGAACCAGCGGGCGGGCAGACCCGCACCCATGA
- the gmk gene encoding guanylate kinase translates to MSNNPDGKGTASPAAARPDDLRKGVLIVVSGPSGVGKSTLIDRFLREDGRSQFSISYTTRQRRVHEIDGKDYHFVDERTFESMIAKRHFLEWEKVHGNLYGTPRAEILAILQTGKDIILDIDVKGAINISGQCAAARLIFIEPPSVEELICRLSLRGEKEIETRMKRVEEEIARKGEFGYTIVNDDLEKAYGRFRKAIDDIRREDNGKNNC, encoded by the coding sequence ATGTCGAATAACCCGGATGGAAAGGGAACGGCGTCCCCGGCCGCGGCCCGCCCCGATGATCTGAGAAAAGGTGTCCTCATTGTCGTCTCCGGTCCGTCGGGTGTGGGCAAGTCAACCCTGATCGACCGCTTCCTCAGGGAAGACGGTCGCAGTCAGTTTTCCATTTCCTACACGACACGGCAAAGACGGGTGCACGAGATCGACGGCAAGGACTATCATTTCGTCGACGAGAGAACCTTCGAGTCCATGATAGCGAAAAGACATTTTCTCGAATGGGAGAAGGTCCACGGGAATCTCTACGGGACCCCCCGGGCAGAGATCCTGGCCATTCTGCAGACGGGAAAGGACATCATCCTCGACATAGACGTGAAGGGGGCGATCAACATCAGCGGTCAGTGCGCGGCGGCACGGCTCATCTTCATCGAGCCTCCCTCGGTGGAAGAGCTCATCTGCCGCCTGTCCCTGCGCGGCGAGAAAGAGATAGAGACGCGGATGAAGCGCGTGGAAGAAGAAATTGCAAGAAAAGGTGAATTCGGCTATACTATCGTCAACGACGATCTTGAAAAGGCATACGGAAGGTTCCGGAAAGCGATCGACGATATAAGGAGAGAGGATAATGGCAAGAATAACTGTTGA
- a CDS encoding TlyA family RNA methyltransferase, whose amino-acid sequence MARERIDVLLAKRALAPSREKARVLVMAGEVYVDGERVLKADRKVDETASLEVRGDPIPYVSFGGVKLKAALDTFRLSVHGRTALDIGSSTGGFTDCLLKEGAKKVYAVDSGTHQLHEKLRGDERIVLRENFNARYLTASDIGERVDIITIDVSFISLKKIIPAAAGVLAKEGSIISLVKPQFEVGRYNVGKGGIVKDARRIESVLEDIRQFGGTLGLDAVGTVEAPREKERKNKEYFILWERSGTPGR is encoded by the coding sequence GTGGCTAGGGAAAGAATAGACGTCCTGCTTGCAAAGCGCGCCCTGGCACCGTCGCGGGAAAAGGCCCGGGTGCTGGTCATGGCCGGTGAGGTGTACGTCGACGGTGAGAGGGTCCTGAAGGCGGACCGGAAGGTAGACGAGACCGCCAGTCTCGAGGTCAGGGGAGATCCCATCCCCTATGTGAGTTTCGGCGGCGTCAAGCTCAAGGCCGCCCTCGACACCTTCCGCCTTTCCGTCCACGGCCGGACAGCACTCGATATCGGCTCTTCAACAGGCGGGTTCACCGATTGCCTCCTCAAGGAAGGGGCAAAGAAGGTCTACGCCGTCGATTCCGGGACGCACCAGCTCCATGAGAAGCTCCGGGGCGACGAACGGATAGTCCTCAGGGAGAACTTCAACGCCCGCTACCTGACCGCCTCCGACATCGGTGAAAGGGTCGATATCATCACGATAGACGTGTCATTCATCTCCCTGAAGAAGATCATCCCCGCGGCCGCAGGCGTTCTCGCCAAAGAAGGCAGCATCATTTCCCTCGTCAAGCCGCAGTTCGAAGTGGGGAGATATAATGTGGGCAAGGGCGGCATCGTGAAGGACGCCAGGAGGATCGAGTCCGTGCTCGAGGATATCAGGCAGTTCGGCGGGACACTGGGCCTTGACGCCGTCGGAACCGTAGAGGCCCCCAGGGAAAAAGAGAGAAAGAACAAGGAATACTTCATCCTATGGGAAAGATCGGGCACCCCCGGCAGGTAA
- a CDS encoding YicC family protein, with translation MTGFAKIEKEFPAGRIVSEARSLNSRYLEMNIRLPRTDYASEQKLRDLVKKHVKRGKVDVTIKWEKASDEIAIPRVNENVVRQYAAMARDLKENYGLTGDLTIESVFTLKDVFAYEENNSLPEDVLTAACSDLIAALNEERAREGGHIMNDLLGRLDAITASLAEIQTGWPEVIKAHEERLRGKIAEITQSVAVDETRVLQEIAIYMERVDISEEIVRLTGHLDNFRGTLASLEPMGRKLDFIIQEMVRETNTIGSKSNDLYINERVIGIKVEIEKMREQVQNVE, from the coding sequence ATGACAGGATTCGCAAAGATCGAAAAGGAGTTCCCCGCAGGAAGGATCGTGAGCGAGGCCCGGAGCCTCAACAGCCGCTACCTTGAAATGAACATCAGGCTTCCCCGGACCGATTACGCATCGGAGCAGAAACTCAGGGACCTCGTGAAAAAGCACGTCAAAAGGGGAAAAGTGGATGTCACCATCAAGTGGGAAAAGGCCTCTGACGAGATCGCCATACCCAGGGTGAACGAGAACGTCGTGCGGCAATACGCCGCGATGGCGCGCGATCTGAAGGAGAACTACGGGCTTACCGGGGACCTGACGATAGAGAGCGTCTTCACACTCAAGGACGTTTTCGCGTACGAGGAGAACAACAGCCTTCCCGAGGACGTCCTGACGGCCGCATGCTCGGACCTCATTGCCGCCCTCAACGAAGAGCGCGCACGGGAAGGCGGGCACATCATGAACGACCTTCTCGGAAGACTGGATGCCATAACCGCCAGTCTTGCCGAGATACAGACCGGCTGGCCGGAGGTCATCAAGGCCCACGAGGAGAGGCTCCGGGGCAAGATAGCGGAGATAACACAATCCGTCGCCGTGGATGAGACCCGGGTCCTTCAAGAGATCGCCATCTACATGGAACGCGTCGACATATCGGAAGAGATCGTGCGCCTGACGGGGCACCTCGACAACTTCCGCGGCACCCTGGCATCCCTCGAACCCATGGGCAGAAAGCTTGATTTCATCATCCAGGAGATGGTGCGGGAGACGAACACAATCGGGAGCAAGTCCAACGACCTGTATATAAACGAGCGCGTCATAGGAATTAAGGTGGAGATAGAGAAGATGCGGGAACAGGTGCAGAATGTCGAATAA